From a region of the Papaver somniferum cultivar HN1 unplaced genomic scaffold, ASM357369v1 unplaced-scaffold_54, whole genome shotgun sequence genome:
- the LOC113343088 gene encoding cytochrome P450 71A1-like, with product MLFHPIMLPLLTLLFSYVIFCILRKLRSNPKLKLPPSPPRIPIIGNFHQITPLFHQFLHQMSLKYGPLVLFKFGSKPTLVVSSAEATSDILKTHDIIFADRFPAKAFKILFFGGNDIIMSPYNEQWKQLRKFCVVELLSPKRVNSFKHIREEEVDKMIQNIARERGGVVNLTETVFTVLNAIVFRCSLGDNFNKEYTDGFIELIEKANSLAGAFSFGDFFPWLQWLDIVSGFDAKLRNAAKELNIFFDQIIDDSIRISSQVDHSHHDKDEKKSFKEILISHAGKNNSSFTRECMKGLIMDMFVGGIDTSATVVDWAMAELIKNPKLMKKAQEEVRRVVGNKTNKVEEHHINQMDYLKCIVKETLRMHPPIPTYSRRSSGSAKIGGCDIPPNMEVFINVWTFQRDPKLWDEAEEFRPERFINNPIDFKGQDFQFIPFGSGRRGCPGMSFGLAVVELVLANLLFAFDWELPGGASSEELDMDEKAGFTIMRRTPIQVVPVPFCATFS from the exons ATGTTGTTTCATCCCATCATGCTTCCATTGCTAACTCTTCTCTTTTCCTATGTCATTTTCTGCATCCTAAGGAAACTTAGATCAAACCCGAAGCTCAAATTACCGCCTTCCCCGCCTCGGATTCCGATCATCGGGAATTTTCATCAAATAACTCCTCTATTTCACCAATTCCTTCATCAAATGAGTTTGAAATACGGTCCACTGGTGCTCTTCAAATTTGGCAGCAAGCCAACTCTTGTTGTTTCATCCGCAGAGGCAACTTCTGATATTCTGAAGACCCATGACATTATTTTCGCAGATAGATTCCCTGCAAAAGCTTTTAAAATTCTCTTTTTCGGTGGAAATGATATAATTATGTCTCCGTATAATGAGCAATGGAAACAACTAAGGAAGTTTTGTGTTGTTGAGCTGTTGAGTCCAAAGAGGGTCAATTCTTTCAAGCATATAAGAGAAGAGGAAGTTGATAAAATGATTCAAAACATAGCTCGCGAGCGGGGCGGCGTCGTTAATCTGACCGAGACAGTGTTTACGGTGTTAAACGCCATAGTATTCAGGTGTTCTCTCGGAGATAATTTTAACAAGGAATATACTGACGGATTTATTGAGTTGATAGAGAAAGCAAATTCATTGGCAGGTGCATTCAGTTTCGGAGATTTCTTTCCATGGCTTCAATGGTTAGATATAGTCAGTGGATTTGATGCAAAACTGAGAAATGCCGCTAAAGAATTAAATATTTTCTTTGATCAGATTATCGACGATAGCATCCGTATAAGTTCGCAAGTAGATCATAGTCATCATGACAAAGACGAAAAGAAAAGCTTCAAAGAAATACTTATATCTCACGCTGGAAAGAATAACTCCAGTTTCACCAGAGAGTGCATGAAAGGATTAATTATG GACATGTTTGTTGGCGGAATTGATACATCAGCAACTGTCGTGGATTGGGCTATGGCAGAGCTTATAAAGAATCCAAAACTGATGAAGAAAGCACAAGAAGAGGTAAGAAGAGTGGTTGGAAACAAAACTAACAAGGTGGAAGAACACCATATTAATCAAATGGACTACTTGAAATGCATCGTTAAAGAGACGCTAAGAATGCATCCGCCTATACCAACATATTCAAGGAGGTCTTCAGGCAGTGCAAAAATAGGTGGCTGTGATATTCCACCAAACATGGAAGTTTTCATCAATGTGTGGACATTTCAAAGAGACCCCAAATTATGGGATGAAGCAGAGGAGTTCCGTCCAGAGAGATTCATAAACAATCCCATCGATTTTAAAGGTCAGGATTTTCAGTTTATTCCATTTGGGTCTGGAAGAAGAGGGTGTCCTGGCATGTCATTTGGCCTTGCAGTCGTAGAACTTGTCCTTGCTAACCTCTTGTTCGCATTCGACTGGGAATTGCCTGGTGGTGCTAGTAGTGAGGAATTAGACATGGATGAAAAAGCTGGTTTCACTATTATGAGGAGGACACCAATACAGGTTGTTCCAGTACCGTTCTGTGCAACTTTTTCTTGA